In the Malania oleifera isolate guangnan ecotype guangnan chromosome 1, ASM2987363v1, whole genome shotgun sequence genome, one interval contains:
- the LOC131155137 gene encoding disease resistance protein SUMM2-like, with the protein MAKALWDHLINFSTNMNMVVEPFGNLFELLENVSTFGWKCCELIKYPDCLRKNMETLKRKSDALNAREEDIVKNLKHEEFRSQKRRKAEVDNWLDTVESKKVDVVLTNSQLEELQLKNHLLGDPNYFSCAKFLVQLGVRKFVDLALLGTCVDKHIQEIEELWEQGVFSEGLLLDTPQVSDNLLPLPKLVGWERTLGEIQSCLENDETIRIGVLGKEGVGKSVIIGHIYNELLRNTSNFRHVYLVPVSPEFSILELQDRIAKEINLDLSDADDEIKRAAKLQNALRKRNGSVLILDGLEKHFRLENAGLQLHANKCKLILTTRSQDVCRKMGCHQNIVRVEPLPAEKAEELFIDNLLAHNPLPTEVEQIAKLIARECGGLPGKIISMAESLRGEDDIAVWRNTLKEFKGHLHY; encoded by the coding sequence ATGGCGAAAGCATTATGGGACCACTTGATAAATTTTTCAACCAATATGAATATGGTTGTGGAGCCATTTGGGAATCTCTTTGAACTTCTCGAGAATGTCTCCACATTTGGTTGGAAGTGTTGTGAGTTGATAAAGTATCCTGACTGCCTTCGTAAAAATATGGAAACTCTCAAAAGAAAAAGTGATGCATTGAACGCTCGGGAGGAAGATATTGTTAAAAATCTGAAGCATGAAGAATTTAGATCTCAAAAGAGGCGAAAGGCAGAAGTTGATAATTGGTTGGACACTGTGGAAAGCAAAAAGGTTGATGTGGTATTAACAAATTCGCAACTTGAGGAATTGCAACTCAAAAATCATTTACTTGGAGACCCAAATTATTTCTCATGTGCAAAATTCCTTGTTCAACTTGGAGTGAGAAAATTTGTTGATCTTGCATTGTTAGGAACTTGCGTGGACAAGCATATTCAAGAAATAGAAGAGCTTTGGGAACAGGGTGTTTTCTCTGAAGGGCTTTTACTTGATACACCACAGGTCAGTGACAATTTATTGCCGTTACCAAAGTTAGTGGGTTGGGAAAGAACATTGGGGGAAATCCAGTCATGCTTGGAAAATGATGAGACCATAAGAATTGGTGTTCTTGGAAAGGAGGGAGTTGGAAAATCAGTCATCATAGGGCATATTTATAACGAACTCTTAAGAAATACCAGCAATTTCCGTCATGTGTATCTGGTCCCTGTATCGCCAGAGTTCAGCATTCTAGAATTGCAGGATCGCATAGCAAAAGAAATAAACCTCGACCTTTCTGATGCTGATGATGAAATAAAAAGGGCGGCCAAGTTACAAAATGCACTAAGAAAAAGAAATGGAAGTGTCCTCATTTTGGATGGTCTTGAGAAACATTTTCGACTAGAGAATGCAGGATTACAACTGCATGCAAATAAATGCAAACTGATTTTAACTACCCGATCACAAGATGTGTGCCGGAAGATGGGCTGCCACCAGAATATTGTCCGAGTGGAGCCTCTTCCTGCCGAAAAAGCGGAAGAGTTATTCATTGACAATCTCTTAGCCCATAATCCACTGCCCACAGAAGTAGAGCAGATTGCAAAGCTAATTGCTAGAGAATGTGGCGGTTTGCCTGGTAAGATTATCTCCATGGCTGAGAGCCTGAGGGGAGAGGATGACATTGCCGTGTGGAGGAACACTTTGAAAGAATTCAAAGGGCATTTACATTATTAA